A genome region from Camelina sativa cultivar DH55 chromosome 10, Cs, whole genome shotgun sequence includes the following:
- the LOC104716772 gene encoding uncharacterized protein LOC104716772 — MQYSASISSPSSLGHQTRSRLSSLFIFTPKTLIFTTSPTRFSDSPSPLLASRRSRDFINGRDDFGDDTRSWNRKIRPEYDGFDDDYEEDEEDDHEEEDRSLDLLLRFVENVFRKVSKRARKAVRSILPVSISTKLVGFSVNGVLILAFLWILKAFLEVACTLGTIVFTSILLIRGLWAGVAYLQESRNNRINELSDDPRAWNGVQPVS, encoded by the exons ATGCAATACTCCGCCTCAATCTCATCGCCTTCTTCTCTAGGGCATCAAACTCGATCGCGTCTCTCCTCCTTGTTCATCTTCACtcccaaaaccctaatcttcaCCACCAGTCCCACCAGATTCTCTGATTCCCCTTCTCCCCTTCTTGCCTCTCGCCGATCCCGCGATTTCATCAAC gGGAGGGATGATTTCGGAGACGATACGAGGAGCTGGAACCGGAAGATCAGACCGGAGTACGACGGGTTCGATGACGAttacgaagaagacgaagaagatgatcacgAGGAAGAAGATAGAAGCTTGGATCTTTTACTTAGATTTGTAGAGAATGTTTTCAGAAAGGTTTCCAAGAGAGCTAGGAAAGCTGTCAGATCAATCTTGCCTGTTTCCATCTCTACCAAGCTC GTTGGGTTTTCAGTGAATGGAGTACTTATTCTTGCATTTTTGTGGATCTTGAAGGCTTTCCTCGAG GTAGCTTGCACACTTGGAACTATTGTATTTACGAGCATTCTACTTATACGCGGACTTTGGGCTGGTGTAGCATACTTGCAGGAGAGCCGCAACAATAGGATCAATGAACTCTCTGATGACCCACGTGCATGGAACGGGGTGCAACCagtttcttga